In Primulina huaijiensis isolate GDHJ02 chromosome 6, ASM1229523v2, whole genome shotgun sequence, a single window of DNA contains:
- the LOC140978301 gene encoding uncharacterized protein, whose amino-acid sequence MAFLSLSLLSSTRTPTTPSVFCPSPPSTSSTAATTTSSASLFPALPGFPRNHYPGVARGGRRSVVVGMAPEEEKMTRRSPLDFPIEWDRPKPGRRPDIFPQFSPMKTPLPPPMPADPPEEDEEEEEEKKEEEEEDPDKEEIDQPEQ is encoded by the exons ATGGCGTTTCTGTCCCTCTCCCTCCTCTCATCAACTAGAACTCCGACTACTCCGTCGGTGTTTTGTCCCTCCCCTCCTTCAACTTCATCCACGGCGGCGACGACGACGTCGTCGGCTTCCCTGTTTCCTGCTTTGCCCGGTTTCCCGAGAAATCACTATCCGGGAGTGGCGCGCGGAGGCCGGAGGTCAGTGGTTGTGGGTATGGCTCCCGAAGAAGAGAAGATGACTCGCCGGTCCCCGCTGGATTTTCCAATT GAGTGGGATAGGCCGAAACCAGGAAGGAGACCTGACATTTTTCCGCAGTTCAGCCCAATGAAAACTCCATTGCCACCACCAATGCCAGCTGATCCACCAGAAGAAGATGAGGAAGAggaggaagaaaagaaagaggAAGAGGAGGAAGACCCTGATAAAGAGGAGATAGACCAGCCGGAACAGTAG